The window TTGAATATTCAATGATTCAACTTCTTGTTTGATCAACTCAGCATCCTCTAGTTCCGTAGTGTCAAGTTCAGCACCCCTTGATATCAAGAACCTTTCAAGAGAAGCAGCAAGTTGCACCAACCGGTTATACTTGTCTTCAAGAACAAATTGTGCATCAACAAGCTTCATTTGCACGCGTTCTTCGCGCCAAAGTTCAGCCATTTGCATCATGTTCCTCTCTTCTTCCACTTCCTCGCAAATTCTCTTGGACTCACTTAGTATTACTGTAAGCTTAGCCTTGTCTTCTCCTATTTGCATGGCTAGTTCTTCGCACATTTCCTCCATtagttctctctctttcttctctttctcgcAGTTTGTCATAAACTGCTTCCTTAATAAGTTGGCTTCAGCTAGTTCATGCACCAATTTGGTGTTAAGTAACTCCATCCTCTCTCTACTTCTTCTTTCCCTTTCCAACTTACCCTTTAATTCACCTATTGTTGCTTTAATCTTGTGGTGTTCCTTGCTCTTCAAAAAGATTTTGTCATCTTTGAGATTCTGCAAAAAATGTTCAACGTTTTTCTGGATGGTCTTTTGCTCTGCTTTGagtttattgatggatctttgagcttgaAGGAGTTCTTCTAGCAAAGTGGAGACAACAGAGTTATGGTCACCTACTAATTTTTTGTCTTCGAGAAGCTTCCTGCTATGGATCATGATGAACTCATTGGATGCTTCATTGAGAGTAGGGCTCCATTCTGTGGCCATTTCTTTTGAACCATTGAGATGTGGCATAGAAGATTCAAGCTGAAAAACAAAAGCCACAAAGAACATAGATTGAAATGTGGAATCTGTTTTTGATAATTGATCTATTACTTAAACTTCACATTTACACATATTTAACTTTCAACAATTATGAGAAACAAATGAGTGTTGCTTCACAAGATTAcatgttttgttattttaaaatgagaCTCAAGTATAAACTTCTAGACACACAATCCTACTTATGGATAAAAGAATACCTTGCTCCATTCTAGACTTTACTTACTACATCCAAGAGTATtctattattaactaaaaacaAGTGTTCAGAAAAAGTCCACACTGCTTACTTCTTAGATAATACATTtccagaaatttttttatagagatcATGaggattttaaaaatcaatttgtaGGATATTTAACACGTACAATCTCAAGTAGCTGAtgcaatttaaataataatgagCAAGTAATTACTAGCTTGTACCTCAGATCGAAGTCCGTTTCTTGAACGCAAGATGGTTATTGGCCTCTTTAGCTGATCCTTGGTCTCTTGAAACTTTTCACCAGGTTTGTCATAATGGGGAAACCTGATCTTTGCATTTCCATTAGCCAGCTGAAACAGACATgcatacaaaaatattatagttacaacgacaaaattaaactaataatatgatatacatatctgtgtgtgtgtgtgtgtgtgtgtgtgtgtgtgtgtgtgtgtgtgtgtgtgtgtgtgtgtgtgatatcTCTGGTGGTTCTAATGGTTATTTTGAAATGGGATTTTGGATAGAGATGAGTGTGATATCTCTGGTGGTTCTAATGGTTATTTTGAAATGGGATTTTGGATAGAGATGAGTTGTTGGACTAGCTTCAAATTTAGATCATGGTGTGAGATCACGTCTATGTTTGAtggtttttgtattttcttcatgCTAGAAACTAGAAAAGACATAAGagagaatgaaatgaaaatgatagTCCCCCGTATTGGAATTTAAAAGAAGTATTGTATGAATAgacaaaaataagaaagtaaacTATTGAAAAACAAAGGAGAGTTCTTCTCCCCCGTTTCTCCCGaacttttttaaaggaaaaacgTTGTGTTCTATTTTTTTCCCCTTCCTCCTTATCTAttctcttaaataaataaataaaaatatattttttacctaTTTCTCTTTACTCAGTTTCTCtatttatattgaaataaatGATGTGTTATGTGCCGTATGATTTTtccaccaaaaataaaaatatgcccTATGATTTGTTTAAATTGCTGACTCTGCAGATTGGGTTGTACTGGGGGTTGGGCACTCATGGTTCTCCTTTTAATGAAGTTATTAattattcagttttattttttaaatagggTCTACGGATGCGTCGTCAGTCCAAATACAGaagataaaaatatcattctatCACTTTTCTAGTACTCTTTTACCAAAAGAATATTCCCCAAAGAGGTTAAAAACCTTGAGAAGAATTATATAgtactattatattattatagtaTTTTAATATTACATTCATATTTTAACATAGTTACTTGCGTGTTCGGTTTCACCATTTGTGACGTGATTTTCAAAAACTAACAGTTCTAACTTTCATTTCAACCAGTTTTTAATCATGCACtgcattcatattttatattttatattatgttacATTTCTTCACATATGACTAACGTTTTAAATATCGGTCACAATTGTTGTCATATTTGTTGATATCAGGATAAATGATAAACAAGTGAGACCGATATGATTTCAATATATTGTGATCCAAATCTGTGTTGggaaatcttatttaaaagcTTGAATATGGTATGATATATACTACTGGTACATACCTGGGACATGGAGGAAGGAAAGGAGCTGTGTCCAAAAGCAGCAGCATGATGATCCCTTGAGACTTGAATATACTGCATCTGCCACAACCCAGCAGCGAGCTTCCTCGCAGAAACCTCACTTTTCTTGGAACCACCTTCCCAAGAATTCACAACTGGGGAACTGCAATTGCCATCACCACCACCAGAGTGTTTCTTGTGGGTCCCCCTCCTGCGGCCAAGGGCGATCGTCACGGCTGAGTTTTGATGTTTTCGGCTGCGAGATATTGCCTGAATGTTGTTGTTGCTTGATGccatgaaaacagaaaaagaaagaaggctcaatgcagaagaagaagaagaagaaaggaaagcgAAAACATGAgaggaaacaaacaaaagtaggttAGCATTTAGGAATGTTTCAGTCTGGTGAGTGATCACCTACTGATCCCTGTATCTATCTCATAGCAGTCGTTATAATGCTTTACCCAAAAATGAAGTGGATTGTCCGTacgagaagaaaaataaaataaaaagaaagaaaaaaaaacggcATATgataaaaacagaagaaaaagtaTAATGAAATAGTTTAACAATGGTtatgaaatcaattttataatatcatccaattataaaataacgttataaatttataattcaccattataaaagttaataaatttgttatatatgataatttatgaagataaaaaaatttatgcattaatgataatttatacAGTCATCTTATTTAAActcatcatatataattattaacttttaaaattattatataaaaataatttaaacgataatttataaataaatgataatataaaactattttacatgCATGAGCATAAACATTAGATTCATTCATGATTagatattagtataaaattattttatattgtattattttttttcataaaaaaatgaaagtgaaaatgaaatatcatataaataagatttataattagttgatatatagtgaaattttttttaccttattagCGTATGTCTACTGTTTTTGCATATGTTTTTCTTCGGGCTATGGAGACCTAGCCTTACTCCAATCTAAATCATTCCCTTATTTAAACTGTCATGCatattctctcatttttttctctagCAAGTTGAATATTCTTCCGAggtttgtaaaatattttgacaACCCAGCACTGAACCGACAATTAGTTGCCTCCTACAAGATATGTAATGGTCCTGCTGTTTGGCacaaactaaattttttttatttactttaagaattaattaatttctctgatttcttgtttttattatatatatatatatatatatattatttttaagcttcatttgttaattaattaatcatttttctcaaaacactaatcagtaaaaaaatgattattatttaagATTAAGCAATCCTGAAACATCACTCTATTCATGATATCATAGATTAAAAGacatttttatactaaaaagaaTGTGATATATAATAGGTCGAttttataatgaaatatatataatgtgttGTAAAAGTCTTGTGACCTTAAAGAGTAGTGctattcacaatcaaatatgacaataaattatactatataaaagaaaaagataagaaaagagaaataataataagataagtaataaaaatcatagaggtgagagaaaaaaataaaaactataaaattattataaaaatttattatataaataatgttattgaaccctaaaatatttgaattgtaGAAGCCAAAACTCAAAAGTCAAAagtctttttttaattaggagTGCAATTATTAGTTAGATAAGGTTTTATGTGCCCCACCTAAATCAGTTAATAAGAAGGACGGGAATCCGGATCCTGCCCCAATCGCATTAGAAAAATCTTCCTTTTTATCATTAGAGAAGTACAACGGTCTCCCTAATCTGTCATAAAAGACCTGATATTTCCTCACGCTGTCTTCGAGCGTATATGCATTAATAAACCGCAACCTTATTAGCTTCTGTTCTCAGCAGATTACTTAAATTTGAACATGTGCATCGTGACTCTACTTTTACGTTTGTGCCAAATTCACCTCAATTTTGTAAGATAACGCAGAAACCCTTGTTATATGTTTCAGGGATGAGGTGCGTCCACGGTTCACGACGCTGATCCAAACAAGGTGGAAGTAACTTTTgcatatttttaagttttaaaacatGAAATTATGGATAGGCTTACGTAAAAAACGCAGAAGCGACCACACTTCCTTttactatattattatattatatacgcATGTGGCCGTAAAAGCCATATGTGCTGGTATAAAAATTGGGTTTTGTAGTTttccaaaaactaaaatataaaaatgaagggGGAAGAATTGATTGGTGAACTTCATTGTTTATTCATTGATTTGCTATGTATATATAGATTATAATCAGAAATGGATTGGCCAAAACCTCTTAGAATaagtgataaaatataatttgaatgatattttatgtgaattttcatgttatttcatgcattttattgaCAGAATTGATGTTTGGACATTAATTTTTACCTTACAAACGTACAATCGCTCAATCaagtgaaaaatttaaaaaatatacaatttcatGAAGATCTGATGCTAATTTCACTTGATAACGAGGAAGGTCATGATCAATCATGAAGGTCCTTATCATTTTACAACATCTCAAGCTTTAGCGTCAAGATTTCGATAACGGCTGTGGTGGATATCACCATGACCGTAATGAGCTTAATTAAAGAAACTATCTTTAGGCATCTAATTGAAGTAATTATCTTTAGGGATTTAATCAGAATATTTGTCTATAGTACatctaattaaagtaattatctttagagatcattttagaatatttatttataatgtgcctaattaaagtaattatctttaaaGATCATATTAGAATATCTATTTATCATGTGTCTAATTAAAGTAATCATTTTTAGAAGTTTATAAATAAGAAGTTGGAGTCTATACTTAGGggattcaaaattatatatatatatatatatatatatatatatatatatatatatatatatatatatatattatgaacatcAAGAGCTTTTGAGAGGAGAACTGCACCGAAAACAATTGGGATCTAAATCTGTAAGAATTTTTGATCTCTTTCATTTCTAATGCAATATTGTATACTGTTTAGTTATTTTATGACCATGGTTTGTTAAACCCCTTAGAACTTGGGTTGTGATATAGTTGTACCCATGTACTTTAGTTCATCTTTTCAATAAAGTTCTTCGATGTCATTCAGTTAATTATATCTTTCTATCACTTTCACTTATATATTGGATTTAATCACtctaattattagttaattgcATGTTAGTGACCATATTCTCATAATTAACTAACTATGGAATGATAGGGTTCATAAAACTTTCATGACCCAACTGGTGGCACGAATCCCCTTTTTACAAACTTCTTTATTATTCATCcttaaccctaaattaaatccTAAATGATCAATGTAGGATTGATTTAGGGAGAAGAGTATTCTCAGACCTTGACCATAagttgataattaaaataaaatgtattaggCAATTAATTGGTAATTGAgagttgttaattaaaatatgaattaggGAAAAACGGTACATGTAAAATCATAATTCGAGTTATATTTATTCATACATATTTCTTCTTTGAAATTGTTGCAtgtctttagttttattttttgaacaCAAATACAAACAATCTCCAACTCTagataaaaactcaaaattatttaatttatgtcatTTAGATTATTTGGAAACACAAATAGTCTCTAGTATATGATATTCAGACTTTCGAGTTCACTGTTGCTACTACATAAGATACACTTGTCCTTAGTGAGTACATAATTTATGCATCAATGAGAGTGATTGAAAATTTGGAAGCCCATTTATGAGAAGCTTGTTTAATACCATAAATTGATGATTTATGTAATTTT of the Glycine max cultivar Williams 82 chromosome 13, Glycine_max_v4.0, whole genome shotgun sequence genome contains:
- the LOC102662069 gene encoding putative golgin subfamily A member 6-like protein 3, which encodes MASSNNNIQAISRSRKHQNSAVTIALGRRRGTHKKHSGGGDGNCSSPVVNSWEGGSKKSEVSARKLAAGLWQMQYIQVSRDHHAAAFGHSSFPSSMSQLANGNAKIRFPHYDKPGEKFQETKDQLKRPITILRSRNGLRSELESSMPHLNGSKEMATEWSPTLNEASNEFIMIHSRKLLEDKKLVGDHNSVVSTLLEELLQAQRSINKLKAEQKTIQKNVEHFLQNLKDDKIFLKSKEHHKIKATIGELKGKLERERRSRERMELLNTKLVHELAEANLLRKQFMTNCEKEKKERELMEEMCEELAMQIGEDKAKLTVILSESKRICEEVEEERNMMQMAELWREERVQMKLVDAQFVLEDKYNRLVQLAASLERFLISRGAELDTTELEDAELIKQEVESLNIQRVMELSFDV